A window of Zingiber officinale cultivar Zhangliang chromosome 5A, Zo_v1.1, whole genome shotgun sequence contains these coding sequences:
- the LOC121979668 gene encoding uncharacterized protein LOC121979668, whose protein sequence is MWIREHLYFNGFSKNYLNWIWHGETVEKDRLNSSVNQEPTDNCHDDFETVNLCEAAYDNHTENPEAFMKFLEEAEKPLYKGCKRYTKFSALVKLYNTKARHGMSDVLFSNLLADFGDMLPDNHNLPSSIYEAKKTLSCLALSHEKIHACSNDCILYRKQYKDYISCPKCGLSRWKLTKKNVEKKCVPAKVVWYFPPIPRFKRMFKSLETSRNLTWHSDSTRVVGQLRHPVDSPSWELVDHMWPDFGSEARNIRLALAADEINPHSNLSSRYSCWPIMLATYNLPPDMCMKRKFIMLTMLISGPKQPGNDIDVYLEVLVDDLQLLWEGVDGVYDAYRREVFTLKAVLLWTINDFPAYSNLSRCTTHGYYACPICGEDTYAKHLQNGKKMSFAGHRRFLPRFHPYRRQIKEFNGMEELGEAGRPLSGIKLFDKLSDITCEFGKKTSVKGKIRKKAMENIVEDIEEEKYVEATNFSKYWKKKSIFFNLPYWKYLHVRHCLDVMHIEKNVFESLINTLMNIKGKIKDNVVARLDMVQMGIRPQLAPKIGEKRTYLPPAACSFTKNERLQVCRSLMDIKVPEGFSSNMKNLVYMDEMKLISLKSHDSHVIMQHFLPIVIHNSLPKYVRYAVIRLCFFFKDICCKIIDVAKLDKLQSDLIVTLCLLEQYFPPSFFDIMLYLTVHLVHEVQLCGPVYFR, encoded by the coding sequence ATGTGGATTCGGGAGCATCTTTACTTCAATGGTTTcagtaaaaattatttgaattggattTGGCATGGTGAGACTGTGGAGAAGGATAGATTAAATTCGAGTGTCAACCAAGAGCCAACTGATAATTGTCATGATGATTTTGAAACTGTTAATTTGTGTGAGGCAGCGTATGATAACCATACAGAAAATCCAGAAGCATTTATGAAGTTTTTGGAGGAAGCAGAGAAGCCACTGTATAAGGGATGCAAACGTTATACAAAGTTTAGTGCACTTGTAAAACTATACAATACCAAAGCAAGGCATGGGATGAGTGATGTTCTATTTTCAAATCTACTAGCAGATTTTGGGGACATGCTGCCAGATAACCACAATCTGCCATCGTCAATTTATGAAGCAAAGAAGACGTTGAGTTGTTTGGCTTTGAGTCATGAAAAGATTCATGCTTGTTCCAATGATTGCATCCTTTATAGGAAACAATATAAAGACTACATAAGCTGCCCGAAATGTGGCTTATCAAGATGGAAGCTAACCAAGAAAAATGTTGAGAAGAAATGTGTTCCTGCCAAAGTGGTTTGGTATTTCCCTCCCATACCAAGATTTAagcgcatgtttaaatctttagaaACTTCCAGAAATTTAACATGGCATTCAGATAGCACAAGAGTTGTTGGTCAGTTACGCCATCCAGTTGATTCACCGTCATGGGAATTGGTGGATCATATGTGGCCCGACTTTGGAAGTGAGGCAAGAAATATTCGCTTGGCACTTGCAGCCGATGAAATTAATCCTCACAGCAATCTTAGTAGTCGCTACAGCTGCTGGCCAATCATGCTGGCCACATATAATTTGCCTCCAGACATGTGCATGAAAAGGAAATTCATCATGCTAACGATGCTCATTTCAGGGCCGAAACAGCCTGGAAACGATATCGACGTCTACCTTGAGGTTCTGGTTGATGATTTGCAGCTGTTGtgggaaggagttgatggagtTTATGATGCTTATCGAAGGGAGGTTTTCACTCTTAAAGCAGTTCTTTTATGGACCATCAACGACTTTCCTGCATATAGTAACCTTAGTAGATGTACTACACATGGTTATTACGCATGCCCAATATGTGGTGAGGATACTTATGCAAAGCACTTACAAAATGGGAAGAAAATGTCATTTGCTGGGCATAGACGATTCCTACCACGATTTCATCCATATCGGAGGCAAATAAAGGAGTTTAATGGCATGGAGGAACTTGGTGAAGCGGGTAGGCCATTATCTGGAATTAAGTTGTTTGACAAGCTTTCAGACATAACATGTGAGTTTGGAAAGAAAACAAGTGTGAaggggaaaataaggaaaaaagcaATGGAGAATATTGTGGAAGACATTGAAGAAGAAAAGTATGTTGAAGCTACAAATTTCAGTAAATATTGGAAGAAAAAGTCAATTTTTTTCAATCTTCCATACTGGAAATACCTACATGTTAGGCATTGTCTCGATGTTATGCACATTGAGAAAAACGTTTTCGAGTCTCTGATTAATACTTTGATGAACATCAAGGGAAAAATCAAGGACAATGTGGTAGCTAGGTTGGACATGGTTCAGATGGGAATTAGGCCTCAATTGGCTCCTAAAATTGGTGAGAAAAGAACATATCTACCTCCTGCAGCATGCTCATTCACAAAAAATGAGAGATTACAAGTATGTAGGTCATTAATGGATATAAAAGTTCCGGAAGGTTTCTCATCAAACATGAAGAATCTTGTCTACATGGATGAGATGAAGCTGATTAGCTTGAAATCACATGATTCTCATGTTATAATGCAGCACTTCCTACCAATAGTCATACATAATTCTCTGCCAAAATATGTTAGATATGCTGTCATAAGATTATGCTTCTTCTTCAAAGATATTTGTTGCAAGATTATCGATGTAGCCAAGTTAGATAAGCTGCAATCTGACTTGATTGTTACACTCTGCTTATTGGAGCAGTATTTCCCCCCTTCTTTTTTCGATATCATGCTCTACTTAACAGTTCATCTTGTTCATGAAGTCCAATTATGTGGACCAGTCTACTTCAGAtag